Genomic segment of Eupeodes corollae chromosome 2, idEupCoro1.1, whole genome shotgun sequence:
AAACTCATGTGtttaaaactcaatttaaatagaatcattttttaggttttttaaattaCGAATATTTTTAGGTAGTTGGTTTATAATACCATCATATAGTTTTTCTTAGTTGTACATCATGTCGTAGTATTCAATAACTGCTGCCATCCTTAACACATTTTCCACATTCAAGAACTTTAAATGTagatgatttttattaaaaacttttgagaCTCTCCTCTCTAGATCAATAAGTTTATCTGTATGCGTTTTTCATATCTTAATCGAGATTCAACAAGCAAATAGtaaacatgtttttaaatatctttccagataaaataaaggaaacatGGCACCGCTCATACTTTCCCTTACGTTAGTAATATGCTCGTGCCACAGTGAAAGTGTTtaactccaagatatttgatTGATTTAACTTATCTATTGGCatcacttttttatatcaaatggggtggcgcaacagtccgttgtgaaccagggcctagtgacttacaactctcaaccattcctgtgtgcgagtaatgttgtcaggaatgcaggggacctacaattttatgccgaatccgaacggctagtttgagaaagcacttttttcatgacaagaattactctcgaaggatttgtcagttcctcgcaagaggcagtacccgcgaaaattaatttttttttttttttaattaaggtggcacaggcagggattgaacccaagaccccttgcatgacagttcaacgcactaaccatcatgccacgggtactaccacttttttatatattatatataattttcgTTTTGGTTGCGTTGACGACTGATCCAACATCGTTAGAAAACATGGATTTACTTCATCAAACTCCTGTCGCATCGAAGAAATCCCAATTTCAAGACACATATGTCTAATAGCTATATCGTCTGCATATGAAAAAGTTGTGCTTTTCCTAGACACCCGTAGAATTAAACTATTAAAAGAACCGGAACACGTTTTTACCACTGTGGTACGTCATGTTAGCAGCTTGTTTCCTAACTCCATAAACTTccaactttaactttaaatgttCTTCCTATGAGAGCTCTCTATATCCATTTCAAAAGAGTTTCCAATACGAGATAGATTTTTTTGAGACTGGTGTTGACAGAATTACAGAATTCACCAAAAAGTCTTCCCGTACCCTTAACCAGTAATTTGGATTGCAGCAAGCCGTGTTTAATGTGTTTAATCGTCTTACAACAATTTCTTCAATGCACTTTTTAAAGGCGGGCAAGATTGAAATTGGCCTATAgtgaatttgttgtgaatttcTTCTGTTCACACTTTGTTTAATTAATGGTGCTAGAAGGTTTGCATTGACGTTATTATCGCTTTCCAACGTCCTTTAAAGACATCAACAAATTGCTTGTTTCGTGCATATTCTCAAGAGATCAACAGAGATAGTATTTTAGCTCTATAAGAGAGATGTGAAAAAGTTGAAGCTTACAATGgcaatgttttgtttaaaaaaaaaggagtaAACTTACGAGTATTTGCACACCAATAATAATTAAGAATTCTTTTCTTGAATATTGGAAATAAgaacaaatcttttaaaactgATGATTGTAATGAAAAGTGTATAGTTCCTTTAGATAAAACTATatataaaattctttgaaaatgaatacaaaatctagtaatttttataggttttcgaTGTTTCTCGAACTTGAAGAATTTAacgaatatatttaaaaaaaaaaaaaaaaaaatccacaccatTTAATATATCTACTGGACAATCACTGTAACCATTATAAAGATAACATAATTCAATTCTACTACAGTATATTGATTGTAAAATATACACCTTGCAGTTctatttttaaggtttctaaAAATAAAGTACTTACATGCCTGCATTAGTagttaaaaaacacacaatattATGTGTCTGCCCTTCGTCAATAAGTTTTCTAACATTCATTATTCTTACATTTTACGTTCAACTGGACAGACTAATTCTCTTCTCTTTTAATCAGATTACAACTATTTTTAGATGAATTAACTAAAaatagtaatatttttcttttcagatCCAATACCAGCGTTTaccataaattatttgaaaattgctATGGCGATACTCTCAGAAAGATTGCGACAATAGATTCGTTAAGCGAACTGAGATACTTAACAAAACGTCAAGAGCGTctatacaaacacaaaaaagtgCCAAGTTTAACTCAAAGACCGTCTAATCAATGTTCTAATAACCTAAATTCTAGCCTCAACAGAAGGTACCTAAGCAAAACTGGAAAACTAAACTTGAAACACATTACTTCTACCGACAGAAATTGTACCCCTTTCAAACATAATCACTACGTAAATGGTATTGATACTAATAAGGTCATTAGGGAAGGTGTGTCTGCAAAGAAATGTATCAAAGAAAAAGACTTCAGTGATGACAGCGACAACTGTTTCTATCGTTTGGCTTCGGAATGCTACGATGAAGGGTTTCTCTCCCATATAGAATACTTGCAATCGATTGTCCACCGTAATGCgataaagcatacaaaaaacaaacgaaacaatactgaaaattcaaaaccaagtACAAGCAGTCAGCCATCATCAGCGGTCTCTAGTGTCTCGTCGTCGTCGAGTTGTTCTCTTGAAGAATTGCCgaataaaatttgtgttggaAGATTTGCATCAGCAGTTAACCGATTGATTAGAAAtccttttttcaaacaaaatcttaatagCAACACCAATCAGCGAGACTTAAGAATTTGTGTCAATATAACTCGTTCTTCATCGCTTGAGAGTTTGAACTCCAATCGTAGTTCTGGTCAGAAACGTGAAGACCTTACAAGCGCTAACTGTTGTATTATGAGTGACTTTTTAAACCTAGCCGAAGCAGTAGTGTCCAGTGGAatcgttaataataataattcgagTAGTACGAATAGTACTGTTAAACAACACCATTTTCACGACTTAATAGAGAACCTAAACAGATTAGAAATAAGCGATTCTGGTTCGTTgccaaaaataacaatatcatCAGCAGATGATGACGTCAAATCATCACTATTTGGTAGTGAATCAAACGAAAGGACTTTTCTAAAACAAGATAGTTTAGAAATTGACATACCGTTTTTTAACGACTATTATAGCAGTGAAGCCAGACCACCGTAATTATAAActatttacaaataataaactacaaaaatatataattcacAACTATACAAACTTAttgttgaaacaaaaacaaaaatataaaattataacaaaaacaataacaactgcATCATTAATCCTAAAGCGATTGCTAAAACATGGTTACTGTAGAACACCACCATCAAAATAGCTCTGCTTCGCCACCGCATGAACAAAGTACGACAGCAGAACAACCTATTGAAATGGCCCATAATCAAGTCGCAGTTCTAAGCCAGGAAGCCAGTAATGCTGCGATAGGAGGGAATCTTGCAAAAATAGGACAGGAAACAGTCAGAAGTGCTGTCAGTCAACGGTCTATAGACTTGAAAATTTCCAAGAAGACACCCACAGCTCAAGACATCACGCGAAAAGTTATGAAATTGGATTTGGTATCAACCAAAGACGGCGATGAGTTGGATATTATGTCGCCAAAGTCGCCAGTAGCAGGTGGTAAGTGTTTTAATCTAAATTATTATAAAGTGCATCGCTTTAATCTTTTATTATGTGTACATTCAAACGTGAGTGTTTCTCCAACTTCTACATTTTATTATCATCAtctttgtttccaaaaataataaattatttaatattttaagtaattatTGGCCATTGGCTAtcataagttttgaaaaaatatgatcCCAGCCTACTACACAAAATTTATACCACACAAGCAGTGAAAAATTAACATTGATTTGAATAACTGATGTATTAGGcatcatttttttgaattcatcaattacttttattttaataatcattaaagttaaattaatgtTACGATCACGATTTGTACTTAATCGAAATTCTAAATGAAATGTTATGAAAAATGTCATGTGTTGTGTAATGctgcattttttaaatgcattttaaacTTGCGGTGTAGTTTTGAAGTTTTGTGCTCTACCGCGTTATTGATTTTATGGGATCAATCGTTTTTCGCAATCGTATTGTGGCAAGAGCCCTTAGAGTTCTCAACCCatataaatccgctggtccggatggtatccacGCTATTGTTCTGGAGAGGTTTTATTCAAcgttggcaaaaccactgcttaaGCTTCTCCATCGTTCCTTCAACTCAGGTCTCATTCCGAGTAGATGTAAAACGGCATTTGTAAAGCTCATCTACACCgcacaaatctttacatctttTTCGAGAAAGTAAGTTAATTGCACTTTAcgtttcaaaagcatttgattggTTTGTCATCAGGTTCTGTTATCTAAAAggcgtgcttttggttttcatgaatcaaATGCCTGAAAACCAAATAATAAATGCTGGTGATCTCCAGGACTTTGTTTTACCTCCAACACACTCTCTCATTTTTATGAATGACCTCCTGTCTGTACTCTTAGTACTCTTaacttttcaaattcgttttcagactcacatcacGATTCTtaggatgtggaactgcaacgacaaaatatgataagatcaattaaattcgaaataaacagcattgtacaatagtGAATAAAAACCCGCGCGgaatttatggctgaaacacaaacacgctccAGCTTCGTCTGTGTTGCGTTGGGTCTGCttcaaggttgctttgaatgacacttccaatatgacatttctaaaatggtacTTTTGTCATGAGCATTTTCAAGATAAAAAAGtattagttttgaaatcgaactaattaaatttatcgcggaagtagcttacacaaccaatgggaatccctcctacagcaaatgtattttgtttcttgacttttttacagctgttagacgtagtacccgtggcttaATAGTTAGTGCATTGGGCTGTCATGCAAaaggtcttggattcgatccctgcttgtgccacctaaagctttttcacgggtactgcttcttgcgaggaattgacaaactctccaagagtaattcttgtcatgaaaaagtgctttctcaaattatccgttggGATTGGACAtataaaatgtaggtcccctccatccctgtaatcactcgcacacaggaatggttgagacttgtattcactaggccctggttcactacggactgttgcgccacccaatttgtatttacttaagcagacaaagcaaatgttcaacaaatttgaactagagcttccgtttggagtcacattacgttctttttttATGATTGTCAAATAAAGCGTTAGGTCGAAGCTTCAATGTGATAGAATGCATTTAATTCCTCTGGCTGAACTCATAAACGTCAGGCGAATCCGAAGCTGAAGCAagatatacccccttgccattatccatggatggcattttcatcgaggagactgatattctcggtatgtgtatcaccatcACCCTCTTGTTGAACGATCACATATGCGATGTCtctaaaaatgccgcaagatgttttggTTTTCTAAGGTCATGCAAGAAATGGccgttatctacaagacttatatgcgTCTAAAGCTTAGTATAACTGCCATCTCTTGGCTTGTGCAAGCCTCTTGAACAGAATTGAACGTagatcatttaaattgatttgtgaTAATTTCATTATTAGTTAATTTACTTCgattgaacatcgtcgtaaagtttcttgtctcgcCCTTTTTTGCTcttattcaaacattttgtaatcTACAGAAATAACTAGTTGCatgtaatactcgcgcttttaggaatgctcatcattatactctcgagcccaacttcaatCGTACTGTATAGTAGAtattcattctttagccgtactacgcgaatgtagaatgctttaccacactccgtttttcccagtcattgcaatattcaggaattcgaAACCAATGTGCAatgacacctcctttcaaactCTCCCTACCTTCCGAATATTCCACTTATATCAGTTTATCTTGAGTAGGTGATGTTCGGAAGCGTTATATTTTACTTCGGATGCAAACTAAAAGCATTTTCTTTTGAATGTGATACACAAGGGAATTTGTTCGTATTCTTACTA
This window contains:
- the LOC129944708 gene encoding uncharacterized protein LOC129944708, whose amino-acid sequence is MVTVEHHHQNSSASPPHEQSTTAEQPIEMAHNQVAVLSQEASNAAIGGNLAKIGQETVRSAVSQRSIDLKISKKTPTAQDITRKVMKLDLVSTKDGDELDIMSPKSPVAGVRLSQQTSLTSSVDVEDRKTLREALYQGIFHRHRRTIFAVGSFLRMLRSRNSQYNTIRSSSEGEDINEAR